In Pseudomonas sp. DNDY-54, a genomic segment contains:
- the phnD gene encoding phosphonate ABC transporter substrate-binding protein has product MFNRIGRVLAASALLTGSLLGSAYAEDKELNFGIISTESSQNLRAVWDPFLAAMSERTGMKVNAFFAPDYAGIIQGMRFDKVDLAWYGNKSAMEAVDRAGGEIFAQTVASNGAQGYYSLLVAHKDSPINSVEDMLKDASKLTFANGDPNSTSGYLVPGYYVFAKNKVDANKIFKRSLNGSHEVNALSVANKQVDVGTFNNEGMERLELTAPEKAAQLKVIWTSPLIPADPMVWRKNLPDATKADIREFFMTYGDKPDEMEVLADLQWGKFRASDDDQLLPIRQLELFKKRSEVANNAKLDDSDKQAQLKELDAQLAALEQRMAEIEQKTAAATAG; this is encoded by the coding sequence ATGTTCAATCGTATTGGCCGCGTACTGGCCGCCTCTGCCTTGTTGACCGGCTCGCTGCTGGGCAGCGCGTACGCGGAAGACAAGGAACTGAATTTCGGCATCATCTCCACCGAATCCTCGCAGAACCTGCGGGCCGTCTGGGATCCCTTCCTCGCGGCCATGAGCGAGCGCACCGGGATGAAGGTCAATGCCTTCTTCGCGCCGGATTACGCCGGCATCATCCAGGGCATGCGCTTCGACAAGGTCGACCTGGCCTGGTATGGCAACAAGTCGGCGATGGAAGCCGTGGACCGCGCCGGCGGCGAAATCTTCGCCCAGACCGTCGCGTCCAACGGTGCGCAGGGTTACTACAGCCTGCTGGTGGCGCACAAGGACAGCCCCATCAACTCCGTCGAAGACATGCTCAAGGACGCCAGCAAGCTGACCTTCGCCAACGGCGATCCGAATTCGACCTCGGGCTATCTGGTGCCGGGCTACTACGTGTTCGCCAAGAACAAGGTAGACGCCAACAAGATCTTCAAGCGCTCGCTCAATGGCAGCCACGAAGTGAATGCGTTGTCGGTCGCCAACAAGCAGGTAGACGTCGGCACCTTCAACAACGAGGGCATGGAGCGTCTGGAGTTGACCGCGCCGGAGAAGGCCGCGCAACTCAAGGTGATCTGGACCTCGCCGCTGATTCCAGCTGACCCAATGGTCTGGCGCAAGAACCTGCCGGACGCGACCAAAGCCGACATTCGCGAGTTCTTCATGACCTACGGCGACAAGCCCGACGAAATGGAGGTGCTGGCTGACCTGCAGTGGGGCAAGTTCCGCGCCTCGGATGATGACCAGCTGCTGCCGATCCGTCAGTTGGAGCTGTTCAAGAAGCGTAGCGAAGTCGCCAACAACGCCAAGCTGGACGACAGCGACAAGCAGGCTCAATTGAAGGAACTGGACGCCCAGCTCGCCGCGCTCGAGCAGCGCATGGCCGAGATCGAGCAGAAAACCGCCGCCGCTACGGCTGGCTGA
- the phnE gene encoding phosphonate ABC transporter, permease protein PhnE, whose translation MTSLTAHTPVAAPQKHSWFKLVGWGLFLALLGWSWQGAEMNPLMLIRDAGNMATFAADFFPPDFSNWELYLTEMIVTVQIALWGTVLAILCAIPLGILCADNIVPWWVYQPVRRLMDACRSINEMVFAMLFVVAVGLGPFAGVLALFVGTTGVLAKLFAEAVEAIEPGPVEGVRATGASALQEVIFGVIPQVLPLWISYALYRFESNVRSATVVGMVGAGGIGVILWEAIRGFQFGQTCALLIVIVAVVSVIDIISQRLRKLFI comes from the coding sequence ATGACTTCACTAACCGCGCATACCCCAGTTGCCGCGCCGCAGAAACACTCGTGGTTCAAGCTGGTTGGCTGGGGACTGTTTCTCGCACTGCTGGGTTGGTCCTGGCAGGGCGCCGAGATGAACCCGCTTATGTTGATCCGTGACGCCGGCAACATGGCGACCTTCGCCGCCGACTTCTTTCCCCCGGATTTCAGCAACTGGGAGCTGTACCTGACGGAGATGATCGTCACCGTGCAGATCGCCCTTTGGGGCACGGTACTGGCCATCCTCTGCGCGATTCCGCTGGGCATTCTCTGTGCCGATAACATCGTGCCCTGGTGGGTCTACCAACCGGTCCGGCGCTTGATGGACGCGTGCCGCTCGATCAATGAAATGGTCTTCGCGATGCTCTTCGTCGTTGCGGTCGGCCTCGGGCCTTTCGCCGGCGTACTGGCGCTGTTCGTCGGCACCACCGGCGTGCTTGCCAAGCTCTTCGCCGAAGCGGTCGAAGCGATTGAGCCAGGCCCGGTTGAAGGCGTGCGCGCCACCGGTGCCAGCGCGCTGCAAGAGGTCATCTTCGGTGTCATTCCACAGGTGCTGCCGTTGTGGATTTCCTACGCGCTGTATCGCTTCGAATCCAACGTGCGCTCGGCGACGGTGGTGGGCATGGTCGGCGCCGGCGGCATCGGCGTAATTCTCTGGGAGGCCATTCGCGGCTTCCAGTTCGGCCAGACCTGCGCGCTGCTGATCGTCATCGTGGCGGTGGTCAGCGTGATCGACATCATCTCCCAGCGCCTGCGCAAACTCTTCATCTGA
- the phnF gene encoding phosphonate metabolism transcriptional regulator PhnF, producing the protein MRPFLAMHLSRQPQPRYLQLAAQLREELRHLQPGDQLPGEVQLATRFAVNRHTLRRAIDELVSEGRVLRQQGRSTRVLARPLIYPLAAGSAYSESLSAQGHGVQARLLQRQLRSATSEEADYLKLGEGATLLELHTLRLLDQQPVSLIRHRFCASHQTLLEDYNGGSLRQYLAERQLPLHRAFSLIGARLPTSDEADQLLMPRHAPLLTVLTLSHDLAGRPVELSLSTSRADCFQYQVAT; encoded by the coding sequence GTGCGTCCTTTTTTAGCCATGCACCTGTCTAGACAACCTCAACCGCGATACCTGCAACTGGCCGCTCAGTTGCGTGAGGAGTTACGCCACTTGCAGCCCGGCGATCAGTTGCCCGGCGAGGTCCAGCTCGCGACCCGGTTTGCGGTCAATCGGCATACGCTGCGCCGCGCCATCGATGAGCTGGTCAGCGAGGGCCGCGTGCTGCGCCAACAGGGCCGCAGTACACGAGTGCTGGCGCGTCCGCTGATCTATCCGCTGGCGGCCGGCAGTGCCTACAGCGAGTCACTCTCGGCGCAGGGGCACGGTGTCCAGGCGCGGCTGCTGCAACGCCAGCTGCGTTCGGCCACATCGGAAGAGGCCGACTACCTGAAGCTGGGCGAGGGTGCGACCTTGCTGGAGCTGCATACCTTGCGGCTGCTCGACCAGCAACCGGTCAGCCTGATCCGACACCGCTTCTGTGCCAGTCACCAGACGTTGCTGGAGGACTACAACGGCGGGTCGCTGCGCCAGTACCTGGCCGAACGTCAACTGCCGCTGCACCGCGCCTTCAGCCTGATCGGCGCCCGGCTGCCCACGTCGGACGAGGCTGACCAGTTGCTGATGCCGCGCCACGCGCCACTGCTGACCGTACTCACCCTTTCACATGACCTGGCCGGGCGGCCGGTGGAGCTGTCGCTGTCGACCAGCCGCGCCGATTGCTTCCAGTACCAGGTCGCCACCTGA
- the phnG gene encoding phosphonate C-P lyase system protein PhnG has translation METRMTPEIATRQRWMGVLARAGDELARYEAELKDINYQLVRAPEIGMTLVRGRMGGTGAAFNLGEMTVTRCVVRLGDGRTGYSYVAGRDKRHAELAALADAHLQGRDQAHWQAQVITPLASIQAARRAAQDAETASSKVEFFTLVRGED, from the coding sequence ATGGAGACGCGCATGACCCCAGAAATTGCCACTCGCCAACGCTGGATGGGCGTGCTTGCCCGTGCTGGCGATGAGCTGGCGCGCTACGAGGCCGAGCTCAAGGACATCAACTACCAGCTGGTCCGCGCCCCGGAAATCGGCATGACGTTGGTTCGCGGCCGCATGGGCGGTACGGGTGCCGCGTTCAACCTCGGAGAAATGACCGTTACCCGTTGCGTGGTACGGCTTGGCGATGGCCGGACCGGCTACAGCTACGTCGCCGGGCGCGACAAGCGCCACGCTGAACTGGCCGCGCTGGCCGATGCGCACTTGCAAGGTCGCGATCAGGCGCATTGGCAGGCGCAAGTCATCACGCCGCTCGCCTCCATCCAGGCGGCACGCCGCGCGGCGCAGGACGCCGAAACCGCCAGCAGCAAAGTGGAATTTTTCACACTGGTCAGAGGAGAAGACTGA
- the phnH gene encoding phosphonate C-P lyase system protein PhnH, whose amino-acid sequence MSADLLHPAFDDQVLDSQRVFRTALKALAEPGLTQPLISVQALEPLAPASYALCLSLLDGDTRLWLAPAFDTPTVRANLAFHCGCPIVADRESADFALLGVQELVDLSGFCTGSERFPDQSCTLLVQVNALEGGAALSWSGPGIFGQREVGLPVPAAFWQQRAARNDFPRGLDLFFAADQSLIGLPRSTRIAASIEEVA is encoded by the coding sequence ATGAGCGCAGATCTTTTGCATCCGGCGTTCGACGATCAGGTGCTCGACAGCCAGCGCGTGTTTCGCACCGCGCTCAAGGCGCTCGCCGAGCCTGGCCTGACGCAGCCGCTGATCTCCGTACAGGCGCTTGAACCTCTGGCCCCGGCGAGCTACGCGCTGTGCCTCAGCCTGCTCGATGGCGATACGCGGTTGTGGCTGGCTCCTGCGTTCGATACGCCGACGGTGCGTGCCAACCTGGCGTTTCATTGCGGCTGCCCGATCGTGGCCGATCGCGAATCGGCTGATTTCGCGCTGCTCGGTGTTCAAGAGCTGGTCGATCTGTCCGGTTTCTGCACCGGCAGTGAACGCTTTCCCGACCAGTCCTGCACGTTGCTGGTCCAGGTCAATGCCCTCGAGGGTGGCGCAGCGTTGAGTTGGAGCGGCCCAGGGATTTTCGGCCAGCGCGAGGTGGGCCTGCCGGTACCGGCTGCGTTCTGGCAGCAGCGCGCCGCTCGCAATGATTTCCCGCGCGGGCTGGACCTGTTTTTTGCCGCCGACCAGTCCCTGATCGGCTTGCCCCGCAGCACCCGCATAGCCGCATCGATAGAGGAGGTCGCCTGA
- a CDS encoding carbon-phosphorus lyase complex subunit PhnI — MYVAVKGGEQAIDNAHRLLAKKRRGDTALPELSVKQIRQQLPLAVARVMAEGSLFDEELAALAIKQAAGDLLEAIFLLRAYRTTLPRFGASVPLETAQMRPNRRISATFKDLPGGQLLGPTFDYSHRLLDFSLLAEGEHPGPELDPQAELAACPRVLDLLAKEGLMKPERGDDQAVPDITREPLEFPSGRAQRLQALARGDEGFLLALGYSTQRGYGRNHPFAGEIRIGDVEVWMEPPELGFAVPLGDIEVTECEMVNQFVGGQGIDPQFTRGYGLAFGYAERKAMGMALVDRALRGAEYGETVQGPAQQEEFVLMHCDNVEAGGFVSHLKLPHYVDFQSELELIRKLRRAPVEETATTESEPDAKERRA, encoded by the coding sequence ATGTACGTAGCCGTCAAAGGTGGCGAGCAGGCCATCGATAATGCTCACCGGCTGCTGGCGAAGAAGCGCCGCGGCGATACCGCCTTGCCCGAGTTGAGCGTCAAGCAGATCCGTCAGCAACTGCCGTTGGCGGTGGCTCGGGTGATGGCCGAAGGGTCGCTGTTCGATGAGGAGCTGGCGGCGCTGGCGATCAAGCAGGCGGCTGGCGATCTGCTCGAAGCGATCTTCCTGCTGCGCGCTTATCGCACGACGTTGCCGCGCTTCGGCGCCAGCGTCCCTCTTGAAACCGCGCAGATGCGTCCGAACCGGCGCATCTCGGCCACCTTCAAGGATTTGCCCGGCGGCCAGCTGCTCGGCCCGACCTTCGATTACAGCCATCGCCTGCTGGATTTCAGCCTGCTGGCCGAGGGCGAGCATCCCGGTCCGGAACTCGATCCTCAAGCCGAGCTTGCAGCCTGTCCACGTGTGCTCGATCTGCTCGCAAAGGAAGGCTTGATGAAGCCCGAGCGGGGCGACGATCAGGCGGTGCCGGACATCACCCGCGAACCCCTGGAGTTCCCCAGCGGTCGCGCCCAACGGCTACAAGCGCTGGCCCGTGGCGATGAAGGTTTTCTGCTGGCGCTGGGCTATTCGACCCAGCGCGGTTATGGCCGCAATCACCCCTTTGCCGGGGAAATCCGCATTGGCGATGTCGAGGTCTGGATGGAACCGCCAGAGTTGGGCTTCGCCGTACCGCTGGGCGATATCGAAGTGACCGAGTGCGAGATGGTCAACCAGTTCGTCGGCGGGCAGGGCATCGACCCGCAGTTCACCCGCGGCTACGGGCTGGCCTTCGGTTACGCCGAGCGCAAGGCCATGGGCATGGCATTGGTCGATCGTGCGCTGCGCGGCGCCGAGTATGGCGAGACGGTGCAAGGCCCGGCGCAGCAGGAAGAGTTCGTGCTGATGCACTGCGACAACGTCGAAGCCGGTGGCTTCGTCTCACACCTCAAGCTGCCGCACTACGTCGATTTCCAGTCGGAACTGGAGTTGATTCGCAAGCTGCGCCGCGCACCGGTCGAGGAGACCGCCACGACCGAGTCCGAGCCCGATGCCAAGGAGCGCCGCGCATGA
- a CDS encoding alpha-D-ribose 1-methylphosphonate 5-phosphate C-P-lyase PhnJ: MAVIDRQPGATEQGYNFAYLDEQTKRMIRRGLLKAVAIPGYQVPFGGREMPLPYGWGTGGMQLTAAILGAEDVLKVIDQGADDTTNAVSIRRFFARTAGVATTTRTPEATVIQTRHRIPETPLRNDQIMVYQVPIPEPLRFIEPSESETRTMHALADYGVMHVKLYEDIATFGHIATSYAYPVTVDGRYVMDPSPIPKFDNPKLNMSPALMLFGAGREKRLYALPPYTDVRSLDFEDHPFAIQAWGQCCAFCGSDSSYLDELIVDDAGTKRFVCSDTDYCTQRRDAQEAAE, translated from the coding sequence ATGGCCGTTATTGACCGTCAGCCCGGCGCGACAGAGCAGGGTTACAACTTCGCCTACCTCGACGAGCAAACCAAACGCATGATCCGCCGCGGGCTGCTCAAGGCCGTGGCGATTCCCGGTTATCAGGTGCCTTTTGGCGGGCGCGAAATGCCGTTGCCCTACGGCTGGGGCACCGGCGGCATGCAGCTGACCGCCGCCATTCTGGGCGCCGAAGACGTACTCAAAGTGATTGATCAGGGCGCCGATGACACCACCAACGCGGTGTCGATCCGCCGCTTCTTCGCCCGCACCGCGGGGGTTGCCACTACCACTCGCACGCCCGAGGCGACAGTGATCCAGACCCGCCATCGGATTCCGGAAACGCCGCTGCGCAACGACCAGATCATGGTCTATCAGGTGCCGATCCCCGAGCCGCTGCGCTTCATCGAACCGTCGGAAAGCGAGACCCGGACCATGCACGCGCTGGCCGATTATGGGGTCATGCACGTCAAGCTCTACGAAGACATCGCCACCTTCGGCCATATCGCCACCAGCTACGCCTACCCGGTAACGGTGGACGGCCGCTACGTGATGGATCCGTCACCGATCCCGAAATTCGACAATCCGAAACTGAACATGAGCCCGGCGCTGATGCTGTTCGGCGCCGGCCGCGAAAAGCGCCTCTATGCGTTGCCGCCCTACACGGACGTGCGCAGCCTGGATTTTGAGGATCACCCCTTCGCCATCCAAGCGTGGGGCCAATGCTGCGCCTTCTGCGGCAGTGACAGTTCCTACCTCGACGAACTCATTGTCGACGACGCCGGAACCAAGCGCTTCGTCTGCTCGGATACCGATTACTGCACGCAACGCCGCGACGCCCAGGAGGCCGCCGAATGA
- the phnK gene encoding phosphonate C-P lyase system protein PhnK has protein sequence MNAALELQQPASRLDQPLLSVRGLTRLYGPDTGCQGVDFDLYPGEVLGIVGESGSGKSTLLSLLSGRCPPDRGSVSYRGRDGAWLDLYAASEAERRSLLRTEWGFVEQNPRDGLRMGVSAGANIGERLMAQGQRHYGQLRQAGLDWLSQVEIDPARIDDLPRTFSGGMQQRLQIARNLVSGPRLVFMDEPTGGLDVSVQARLLDLLRGLVHELDLAVVIVTHDLAVARLLADRLMVMRRSRVVETGLTDQILDDPQHPYSQLLVSSVLQP, from the coding sequence ATGAACGCCGCGCTCGAACTGCAACAACCCGCCAGCCGCCTTGATCAGCCCTTGCTGTCCGTCCGCGGGCTGACGCGCCTGTACGGGCCGGACACCGGCTGCCAGGGCGTCGACTTTGATCTTTATCCTGGTGAAGTGCTGGGCATCGTCGGTGAGTCCGGCTCCGGCAAATCCACGCTGCTCAGCCTGCTCTCCGGACGCTGCCCGCCCGACCGGGGATCGGTCAGCTATCGCGGCCGCGACGGTGCCTGGCTCGATCTCTACGCCGCCAGCGAGGCGGAGCGCCGTAGCCTGCTGCGCACCGAGTGGGGCTTTGTCGAACAGAACCCGCGCGACGGGCTGCGCATGGGCGTTTCGGCCGGCGCCAACATCGGCGAGCGGCTGATGGCCCAGGGGCAACGGCATTACGGCCAGCTGCGTCAGGCTGGGCTGGACTGGCTGAGCCAGGTAGAGATCGACCCGGCGCGCATTGACGATCTGCCGCGTACCTTCTCCGGCGGCATGCAGCAACGTTTGCAGATCGCTCGCAACCTGGTGTCCGGTCCGCGCCTGGTGTTCATGGACGAGCCCACCGGCGGCCTTGATGTATCCGTTCAGGCGCGCCTGCTCGACCTGTTGCGTGGGTTGGTGCACGAGCTGGATCTGGCCGTGGTGATCGTCACCCACGACCTGGCAGTGGCAAGGCTGCTGGCGGATCGGCTGATGGTCATGCGCCGCTCCCGCGTCGTGGAAACCGGCCTCACCGATCAGATTCTCGATGACCCGCAGCACCCTTACTCGCAGCTGTTGGTCTCGTCGGTGCTGCAGCCATGA
- the phnL gene encoding phosphonate C-P lyase system protein PhnL, with product MSSPIEVRDLRKSFTLHQQHGVTLDVLRAVSFAVAPGECLVLHGRSGAGKSTLLRCLYGNYLATGSIRLQHRGEPLELVGAEPRQLLAVRRESLGYVSQFLRVIPRVPCLEVVMAPALARGWDREQARLRAESLLTRLNIPERLWQLAPGTFSGGEQQRVNLARGFMVQWPVLLLDEPTASLDEANCRVVLELISEAKAAGAALIGIFHDRAIREAVADRYLDMTAEEHRHAC from the coding sequence ATGAGCAGCCCAATCGAGGTCCGCGACCTCCGCAAATCCTTCACCCTTCATCAGCAGCACGGCGTGACCCTCGATGTGCTGCGAGCGGTCAGCTTTGCTGTCGCGCCAGGCGAATGCCTGGTACTGCACGGTCGCTCCGGCGCGGGCAAGTCGACGCTGCTGCGTTGCCTGTACGGCAACTACCTGGCCACGGGCAGCATCCGCCTGCAGCATCGCGGCGAGCCGTTGGAGCTGGTCGGCGCCGAGCCGCGACAGCTGCTGGCAGTGCGCCGCGAAAGCCTCGGCTATGTCAGCCAGTTTCTGCGGGTGATTCCACGCGTGCCGTGTCTGGAGGTGGTCATGGCGCCGGCGCTGGCGCGTGGCTGGGATCGTGAGCAGGCGCGTTTGCGTGCCGAAAGCCTGTTGACCCGGCTGAACATTCCCGAGCGCCTCTGGCAGTTGGCACCCGGGACCTTTTCCGGCGGCGAGCAGCAGCGTGTGAACCTGGCGCGCGGCTTCATGGTGCAGTGGCCCGTGCTGCTATTGGACGAGCCAACCGCCTCGCTGGATGAGGCCAACTGTCGGGTGGTGCTGGAGCTGATCAGTGAGGCCAAGGCCGCAGGGGCCGCGCTGATCGGCATCTTCCATGACCGCGCGATCCGCGAAGCAGTCGCCGACCGCTACCTGGACATGACTGCCGAGGAGCATCGCCATGCCTGCTGA
- a CDS encoding alpha-D-ribose 1-methylphosphonate 5-triphosphate diphosphatase: MPAELILTNARVVTAGRVIDGTLVIRDGLIAELNEGNSQLPQAQDLGGDYLMPGLVELHTDNLEKHMTPRPGVDWPSASAVLTHDAQIVAAGITTVFDALSIGDINPRGKRMQQLPAMLDAIAHAEAAGDTRAEHRLHLRCEVCHPDALSLFRDLVEQPLVQLVSVMDHSPGQRQFAHAQKYREYYMGKYHLSEAEMDAFSDQQIANSQQHSDRQRRAVVDICQARGLALASHDDATLAHVEESAGFGMAIAEFPTTFEAAEASHARGLKVLMGAPNIVRGGSHSGNIAAADLARRGALDILSSDYYPASLLQAAFMLSALGNGYDLPKAIATVSLAPARAAGLDDRGEISPGLRADLLHASDRHGLPVVRQVWRQGRRVF; the protein is encoded by the coding sequence ATGCCTGCTGAACTGATTCTGACCAACGCCCGCGTCGTTACCGCTGGGCGGGTGATCGACGGCACGCTGGTGATCCGTGACGGGCTGATTGCCGAACTCAACGAAGGCAACAGCCAGCTGCCCCAGGCACAGGATCTGGGTGGCGACTACCTGATGCCCGGTCTGGTCGAGTTGCACACCGACAATCTGGAAAAACACATGACGCCGCGCCCCGGCGTCGACTGGCCCTCGGCCTCGGCGGTGCTGACCCACGATGCGCAGATTGTCGCTGCGGGCATCACCACGGTGTTCGACGCCTTGTCCATCGGCGACATCAACCCGCGCGGCAAGCGCATGCAGCAGTTGCCGGCCATGCTTGACGCCATCGCGCATGCCGAAGCGGCGGGTGACACCCGTGCCGAGCACCGGCTGCACCTGCGCTGCGAGGTGTGCCATCCGGACGCGCTGAGCCTGTTCCGCGACCTGGTGGAGCAGCCGCTGGTGCAACTGGTATCGGTGATGGACCATTCGCCGGGCCAGCGCCAGTTTGCCCACGCGCAGAAATACCGCGAGTACTACATGGGCAAGTACCACCTCAGCGAGGCGGAGATGGATGCGTTCAGTGACCAGCAGATCGCCAATTCCCAGCAGCATAGCGACCGCCAGCGCCGCGCCGTCGTCGACATCTGCCAGGCTCGTGGCTTGGCGCTGGCCAGTCACGATGACGCGACACTTGCGCATGTCGAGGAATCGGCCGGCTTCGGCATGGCCATCGCTGAATTTCCGACTACCTTCGAGGCGGCCGAGGCCAGCCATGCGCGCGGGCTCAAGGTGCTGATGGGCGCCCCGAACATCGTTCGCGGTGGCTCGCATTCGGGCAACATTGCTGCGGCGGATCTGGCCCGTCGCGGAGCGCTGGATATCCTTTCCAGCGATTACTACCCGGCGAGCTTGCTACAGGCTGCTTTCATGCTCTCGGCGCTGGGCAACGGCTATGACTTGCCCAAAGCCATCGCCACGGTCAGTCTGGCACCGGCTCGGGCCGCGGGGCTCGATGATCGTGGCGAGATCAGCCCCGGTCTGCGCGCCGATCTGCTGCACGCGAGCGACAGGCACGGCCTGCCAGTGGTCAGACAGGTATGGAGACAAGGCAGAAGGGTGTTTTGA
- the phnN gene encoding phosphonate metabolism protein/1,5-bisphosphokinase (PRPP-forming) PhnN, translating into MKGRLIYLMGPSGAGKDSLLLAAREPLQARGCRIARRVITRSAEAAGEDALAVTEAEFEQLRRNGAFALNWHANGLHYGIPQQIDEWLAAGEDVLVNGSRGYLSEARARYPQLQAVLLTVALPVLRQRLLARGRESIEEIEARLTRNEQFRSAAEQSEALILDNSGPLDQTVQRLLQLIDQARACA; encoded by the coding sequence ATGAAGGGACGATTGATCTATCTGATGGGCCCCTCCGGCGCCGGCAAGGACAGCCTGCTGCTGGCTGCCCGCGAGCCGCTGCAGGCGCGCGGGTGTCGGATCGCGCGGCGCGTCATCACCCGCTCCGCGGAAGCCGCGGGGGAGGATGCCCTGGCGGTGACCGAAGCCGAATTCGAGCAGCTGCGCCGCAACGGTGCGTTCGCGCTGAACTGGCACGCCAACGGCTTGCACTACGGCATACCCCAGCAGATCGACGAGTGGCTGGCGGCGGGTGAGGATGTGCTGGTCAACGGGTCGCGCGGCTATCTGAGCGAGGCGCGTGCGCGGTACCCGCAGCTGCAGGCGGTACTGCTTACCGTGGCGCTGCCTGTGCTGCGTCAGCGCCTGCTGGCGCGCGGGCGTGAGTCGATTGAAGAGATCGAGGCACGGCTTACCCGCAACGAACAATTTCGCTCGGCGGCGGAGCAGAGCGAGGCGCTGATACTGGATAATTCCGGGCCGCTGGATCAGACCGTGCAGCGTTTGCTTCAGTTGATCGACCAGGCCCGCGCATGCGCCTGA
- the phnP gene encoding phosphonate metabolism protein PhnP, protein MRLTILGSGNARLVPVYNCECAACERARLDPVWRRGPCCALIECGSQRWLIDSGLTDLTERFTPGSLSGILQTHYHADHAQGLLHLRWGLGLRIPVHGPSDPEGLADLYKHPGILDFSEPFEVLEHRALGELGVTALPLNHSKPTLGYLFEGEGRRIAYLTDTLGVPDASLSVLHQRPLDLLVLDCSSPPQAAPQNHNDLTLALAVIAELQPKQALLTHIGHNLDTWLLDNPDALPAGVSMACDGQSLSFAAMVDAK, encoded by the coding sequence ATGCGCCTGACCATCCTCGGCAGCGGCAATGCCCGCCTGGTGCCGGTGTACAACTGCGAATGCGCGGCTTGCGAGCGCGCGCGGCTCGATCCGGTCTGGCGCCGCGGGCCATGCTGCGCCTTGATCGAATGCGGCTCGCAGCGCTGGTTGATCGACAGCGGCCTGACCGATCTCACCGAGCGTTTCACGCCCGGCAGCCTCAGCGGGATCCTGCAGACTCATTACCACGCCGACCATGCGCAAGGGCTGTTGCACCTGCGCTGGGGGCTGGGCTTGCGCATTCCGGTACATGGTCCGAGCGATCCTGAGGGCCTGGCCGATCTCTATAAGCACCCGGGCATTCTGGATTTCTCAGAGCCCTTCGAAGTGCTCGAGCATCGTGCGCTGGGCGAGCTGGGTGTCACGGCATTACCGCTCAACCACTCCAAGCCGACCCTGGGCTATCTGTTCGAAGGAGAGGGACGCCGCATCGCCTATCTCACGGACACGCTGGGGGTGCCGGATGCCAGCCTGAGCGTACTGCATCAGCGGCCGCTGGACCTGCTGGTGCTGGACTGCTCGAGCCCGCCCCAAGCCGCACCGCAGAATCACAACGACCTGACCCTGGCGCTGGCGGTGATTGCCGAGCTGCAACCGAAACAGGCGCTGCTGACCCATATCGGCCACAATTTGGATACTTGGTTGCTGGACAACCCTGACGCGTTGCCGGCTGGCGTCAGCATGGCCTGCGACGGCCAGTCCCTGAGTTTCGCCGCGATGGTGGATGCCAAATGA